A portion of the Streptomyces coeruleoprunus genome contains these proteins:
- a CDS encoding PPA1309 family protein encodes MSNVSPSGPPMAASPLTRAVLEIDEYVAGLGWDQPARLFALVDTAALRAQEPELATQLGLDSDEAAAPLTPIEQDELPAGRPLDEFLGTIAWPDAVTGCALTVERLMLPPSAEASVPDGLDEAGLAKWVARHPDRQEVRMTVAVLRDGARESALRLREKDSPTEVLTGADLVPGLAEALAATFES; translated from the coding sequence ATGTCCAACGTTTCTCCCTCAGGCCCTCCGATGGCCGCGAGCCCGCTCACACGCGCGGTGCTCGAGATCGACGAGTACGTGGCGGGCCTCGGCTGGGACCAGCCGGCCAGGCTCTTCGCCCTCGTCGACACCGCGGCGCTGCGCGCCCAGGAGCCGGAGCTGGCGACCCAGCTCGGGCTCGACAGTGACGAGGCCGCGGCCCCGCTCACCCCGATCGAGCAGGACGAGCTGCCGGCCGGCCGGCCGCTCGACGAGTTCCTCGGCACCATCGCCTGGCCGGACGCGGTGACCGGCTGCGCGCTGACCGTGGAGCGGCTGATGCTGCCGCCGTCGGCGGAGGCGTCGGTGCCCGACGGCCTGGACGAGGCCGGTCTCGCGAAGTGGGTCGCCCGGCACCCGGACCGCCAGGAGGTCCGGATGACGGTGGCCGTGCTGCGGGACGGTGCCCGCGAGTCGGCGCTGCGGCTGCGGGAGAAGGACTCCCCCACCGAGGTCCTGACGGGCGCCGACCTGGTGCCGGGGCTGGCCGAGGCGCTGGCCGCCACCTTCGAGAGCTGA
- a CDS encoding YlbL family protein: MPRRTATMLASTLVLIALLCAGVFIPVPYSEMSPGPTVNTLGDSGGEPVLRVSGRETYPTSGHLNMTTVRVTGADYRMNLVEAVAGWLSDDSVVVPHDTLYPDGKTEEQSTQENAEEFSQSQESARVAALGQLGIPVASRVVVSSVQKSSPAEGRLHAGDVIKAVDGTPVKVPQDVAKIVTKRRPGQTVEFTIVPAKEAAAAEKARRDPTVTEDITLTTKAAGDENRAIVGIQAGTDHTFPFTIDIRLDDVGGPSAGLMFALGIVDKLTPGPLTGGRFVAGTGTIDDTGKVGPIGGIDMKLVGARNAGAKYFLTPAENCAAAVTDIPDGLTLIKVNTIADAVKSLEKVRDGNTAALPSCSAG; this comes from the coding sequence ATGCCACGCCGCACCGCGACGATGCTCGCCTCCACCCTCGTCCTCATCGCGCTGCTCTGCGCGGGAGTCTTCATCCCGGTGCCCTACTCGGAGATGAGCCCCGGCCCCACGGTCAACACGCTCGGCGACTCGGGCGGGGAGCCGGTGCTGCGGGTCTCCGGCCGTGAGACGTACCCGACGTCCGGCCACCTGAACATGACCACGGTCCGCGTCACCGGTGCCGACTACCGGATGAACCTCGTCGAGGCGGTCGCCGGCTGGCTCTCCGACGACAGCGTCGTGGTGCCGCACGACACGCTCTACCCGGACGGCAAGACCGAGGAGCAGTCGACGCAGGAGAACGCCGAGGAGTTCAGCCAGTCCCAGGAGAGCGCGCGCGTCGCGGCCCTCGGCCAGCTGGGCATCCCGGTGGCGTCCCGGGTGGTCGTCTCCTCCGTCCAGAAGAGCAGCCCCGCCGAGGGCAGGCTGCACGCCGGGGATGTGATCAAGGCGGTGGACGGTACACCGGTCAAGGTCCCGCAGGACGTGGCCAAGATCGTCACGAAGCGGCGGCCGGGGCAGACCGTGGAGTTCACGATCGTCCCCGCCAAGGAGGCCGCCGCCGCGGAGAAGGCCCGCCGCGACCCCACCGTCACCGAGGACATCACCCTCACCACGAAGGCGGCGGGGGACGAGAACCGCGCGATCGTCGGCATCCAGGCCGGCACCGACCACACGTTCCCGTTCACGATCGACATCAGGCTCGACGACGTGGGCGGCCCCAGCGCCGGCCTGATGTTCGCGCTCGGCATCGTCGACAAGCTCACCCCCGGCCCGCTCACCGGCGGCCGGTTCGTCGCCGGCACCGGCACCATCGACGACACCGGCAAGGTCGGCCCCATCGGCGGGATCGACATGAAGCTGGTCGGCGCGCGCAACGCGGGCGCGAAGTACTTCCTCACCCCCGCCGAGAACTGCGCGGCGGCGGTCACGGACATCCCGGACGGCCTGACCCTGATCAAGGTGAACACGATCGCGGACGCGGTGAAGTCCCTGGAGAAGGTCCGGGACGGGAACACGGCGGCCCTGCCGAGCTGCTCGGCGGGCTGA